The Vibrio marisflavi CECT 7928 region AATGGTTGTTCAGCCAAAGCAGCTTATCAGTGTTGAATGCTGAAGCTGACTTGCTGATCGCATTAAGGCTAAATAGTTCAATCATCTCTTCTTTAGAGAAAATTTCTTGATCGCCATGAGACCAACCTAAACGAACCAAATAGTTGTTTAGTGCATTTGGCAGATAACCTTCGTCACGATATTGCATGACTGATACCGCACCGTGACGCTTTGAAAGTTTCGCACCGTCATCACCTAGGATCATTGCACAGTGTGCAAATGTTGGCACTGGAGCGCCTAATGCTTCATAGATGTTGATCTGACGAGGTGTATTGTTGATATGGTCCTCACCACGCACAACATGAGTAATCCCCATATCCCAGTCATCAACAACAACACAGAAGTTATAAGTTGGAGAGCCATCAGTACGACGAATAATCAAATCATCTAGCTGATCGTTACCAATTTCAATTCGACCACGGATTTGGTCTTCAAATACAACGCTACCCTCTTTCGGGTTGCAGAAACGAATCACGCAAGGTTCGCCGTCTGTTGCTGCATCATTCGCTGCTTTAATTTTTGGGTGATTTGCATCGTAGCGAGGCATTTCTTTGTTCGCTTCTTGCTCTGCACGAACTTCATCTAAAAGCTCTTTAGATGCGTAGCACTTATATGCTTTGTCTTCAGCTAACAGTTTATCAACCATTTCGTTGTAACGATCAAAGCGCTTGGTTTGGTAATATGGACCTTCATTCCATTCCAACCCCATCCAAGTCATACCTTCCAAGATAGCGTCAACTGCTTCTTGAGTTGAACGCTCTAAGTCGGTGTCCTCTATACGAAGAACAAACTCTCCTCCTTGGTTCTTTGCATATAGCCAAGAATAAAGTGCCGTACGAGCACCACCTACGTGAAGATAGCCTGTTGGGCTAGGCGCAAAACGCGTTTTAACCGTCATTTGTTGAATACCTATACTTATAAACTGTTGCTGAGTGCTTCAGTAAGAAGTTAAATTTGCGCGCTATTCTATCACTCCCGTGTCAGTGACTACAATTGCTCCGCTATTATTTATTCAGCGCATTTCGGTATACACTGAATAGATGACAATACTTAATAGGATTTAGGTAAGCGCTTTGGTTCGATTCTTTGCATTACTACTGGTATTTTTCAGCACTCTATCTTTCGCAGAACCACTCTATTGGGGAGCACAGAAAGGCAAAACACAGTTTATGATTGTGGGTTCGATTCACGTTGGTGAGCAAAACATGTACCCATTGCCAAAAGCGGTCACTCAGTTCTTAAAAAGCAGTGATGGATTAATTGTTGAGGCAGATATTCGAAAGTTTAGCCCTTCAGACTTGCCTGCACCGACAGTTAAAACAGAACAAGTGCTTGATGCTAAAAGTAACAAGGAACTCAAAAGCATTAGCCAAAAGTTAGGGTTAGATGTAAGTATTTTGCAAAAATCCCCACCTTGGGCAACTGCACTAACATTGCAAATTGGTCAGTTCAAAGAGCTAGGATTATCTCCAGCATTAGGCGTCGACCACAGAGTAATGGCTTTAGCTGAGATGAATAGCGTCCCAATTATCGGGTTAGAAACTGTGGGGTTTCAGTTTAGTCTACTCACTGATTTACCCGACGGAGGTAAGTCACTGCTTAAAAACACCCTAGATGAGTTCGATAAAAGCTTTGGGTACAGTAAGTGCCTAGTGAAAGCTTGGAAAGCTGGCGATAAAACGACTCTTGATCGATTTGCAGAACAAACATCGTTTTCCCGCGACTTTGATAATAAGTTCATTTTTAGCCGCAATCGAGACTGGGCCAAAAAGCTCAGCTCCAAGAATTTTTTGCCCGTCAACGACGGCAAATACTTAATCGTGGTTGGCGCTCTGCATTTAGTCGGTAAAGACAACCTACTCACCTTGCTAAAAAGACGTGGGTTTACTGTCAAACAACTCTCATCTAGCGAACAAGCCCACTGCAAGATCTAGAAGTTCACATTGCTATCAATCAAAACGCAAAAAGGCCCCAATATTTCTACTGAGGCCTTGAATATGGTCGGTGAAAAGGGCTAGATCGGACTGGCGTTTCAGCCCCCGACTCTCTGGTTCTAAGCTATTATCGATAGAACGTAAAAAGCCCCGACAAATGTCGAGGCTTTAAAATGTGGTCGGTGAAGAGGGATTCGAACCCCCGACCCTCTGGTCCCAAACCAGATGCGCTACCAAACTGCGCTATTCACCGAATGTGCTGAATCTCTAAATCAGCTGCGCGTATATTACGGATTACACGACCAAAAGCAAGTCATTTTGACCTCTAAAACCGCCTAAGTTATGCAAGCGGTCAATATTAGAGCAAAAGTTACCAAATGTGACCAAGCACCCAGTTAATTCAACAAGCTGATAACCTAACAACATACAATTGATCTAGATCAGCATACAGTAAGTGAGCAAGTTTTAATCTAAATCCTGTCTTCGACACTTTATAGGGGGCTGTATGGACTTCTGGCTTAATCTTCTTTTTGGTAATGCAATTGGGCTTGCGTCCATGATAGTGATCCTTGGTGCACTAAGCCTTATGCTTTTTTATGGCGTATTTTTCATCTATAAAGTTAAGAATGACAAATCTCCTCACTAGATCGCTTAGCTTCTATTTATTTGACTTGGGTAAATAGAACGTGCTTTGCACCGAAGTAGGTACTTTATCTACTTCGGTTTTTTATTATCTGAAAACTTCAACTCGCTAGCCCTATTCACTTGTTGTTAGATATACTCTGCCTATGTCGTACCAAGATAGTGAGTAAAGCAATGTCTGAAGATTCTGACTTGTTTAAAGAGATGATGGCTGATGTTAAGCCTCTACAAAATGATACTGCTGAATTAAAAAGACAATTTCAATCAACCGAATCTCACGCAGCAAAGCGGCAAGCCGCAATGTCATTGGATAGCGATGACCCAGAGTACTTATCAATTGATCATGCACCAATGATAAAGCCAGATGACGTAGTCGAGTTTAAGCGCGATGGTGTTCAAGAAGGTGTGTATAGAAAATTACGCTTAGGCAAATACCCGATCCAAGCTAAGCTTGATCTCCACAGAAAAACTCTAAAAGAAGCTCGAGATGAAGTAGTGAAGTTCCTCAAGCAATGTATTCGTCTTGATATTCGTACAGCCATCATTATCCATGGCCGCGGAGAGAAATCTAACCCGCCCGCGTTAATGAAGAGCTATACATCAAGCTGGCTACAACAAATAAAGGATGTGCAGTGCTGTCACAGTGCCCTAAGACATCATGGTGGCAGTGGGGCGCTATATGTGCTGCTGAGAAAAAGTAACGAGAAAAAGCTGGAAAATAGAGAGCGCCATCAGAAAAGAATGAGTTAAATCAGAAACAGCCGGACTACAAGATTTCATAGATGCTCACTCAATTGCCTTGAGGTTGATTGGCTATCCGTATATTATTCGCCCACTTCCATTCCGTTGTGAAACGTTAAGAGAACATCATGACCCAAACCAACAGCAAAAGACTCAATAAATTTATTAGTGAAACCGGATTTTGTTCACGTCGAGAAGCAGATAAGCTAATTGAACAAGGCCGAGTCACTATCAATCAGCAAGTCCCAGAAAAAGGCACGCAAGTCTGCCCGGGCGATGAAGTCTGTATCGATGGCAAGCCTGTTCGCGCGAAAGAAAAGCCCATATATATTGCTCTCAATAAACCAACCGGTATTACCTGCACTACTGAAAGAGATATACCGGGTAATATTGTCGACTTCATTGGTCACAAAAAACGTATTTTCCCCATCGGTAGACTAGATAAGCCTTCTGACGGATTAATCTTTTTGACCAATGATGGTGATATCGTCAATAAGATATTGAGAGCAGGCAATAACCACGAAAAAGAGTATGTTGTTCGTGTTGATAAACCCATTACTAGCGCATTCCTAAAACAGATGGGCTCGGGTGTGAATATTCTCGACACTGTCACGCTACCTTGTGAGATTTCCAAAGAAACTAAGTTTTCTTTTCGTATCGTATTAACGCAGGGACTTAACCGACAAATTCGTCGTATGTGTGAAGCTTTGGGTTATCAAGTGCTCAAGCTGAGACGAGTAAGAATTATGAACATCACAATAGATGGCATTCCCAATGGCAAATGGCGTTACCTAACCAACGATGAGGTTGCTGAAATTTTAGTAATGTGCGAAGGTTCAGTGGGCACAGAAGAAGCGTCTAGAGCTGATAAAAAAGGCAAATACATCAAAAAGGCGACAGACGCTAAGCTATTTGATAGCCGCGAAGAAAACCATGCCTCAAAAGCAAGACGAAATCAAAAGCAGAAGACTTACCAAGGGCTCGACGCAGATAAGTTTAGGAAGAATCCAAACTCTGCAAAAGCTAACAATAAGAAACCAACAAAGGGAACCGCTAGAACATTAAAGCGCGAAGAAGACAGTTCTTCTACTTCAGCAAATCAAAAGCGAGTAAAAGGGACACTTAAACTCGGCAAGTAATTGTGTAAAGAGGCGGATAACCGCCTCTTTTTTGTCTATTTAGTACCGAAAATCTTATCACCAGCATCGCCTAGACCCGGAACGATGTAACCATTTTCATCTAGTTTTTCATCAATCGCAGCCGTATAAAGTTCAACATCAGGATGAGCTTTTTCTAATGCTTCAACACCTTCAGGAGCTGCAACTAATACCAACACTTTGAAGTTCGTACACCCTTTTTCTTTCAGTAGATCGATAGTCGCAATCATTGAACCACCGGTCGCCAGCATAGGATCAACAATAAGAGCAATACGCTCATCAATGTTAGAAGCCAGTTTATTAAAGTAAGGCACAGGTTCTAGTGTTTCTTCATCACGATACACACCAACAACACTAATTCTCGCACTTGGAATATGCTCAAGAACGCCATCCATCATACCTAAGCCAGCACGAAGAATTGGCACTACCGTTACTTTCTTGCCTTTAATTTGATCAACTTCTACTGGGCCATTCCATCCTTCAATTGTCACTTTCTCAGTCTCGAAATTCGCTGTTGCTTCATAAGTCAACAAGCTACCGACTTCCGCGGCCAATTCACGAAAACGCTTTGTGCTAATGTCACCTTCTCTCATTAGTCCAACTTTGTGTTTAACAAGAGGATGCTTAACTTCAACAACTTTCATTTCAATCTCCAGATGATATGGGGAATTATTAAAAACTTAGCAGATTATATACGTATCTATGCGGAAGATACATTATTCAACATCAATTCGACTCGCCGAATTTTAGGAATGGAAGGTTGGTTTGTTAGGGTTTGCAAGGGGTAAACATAAGCAAACAAAAAAACATGCGCAAACGTTTGCTCTTTTAGATTAAGCACTGGTAGAATAGCGCCGTTTTCACATCTAATATTAAGACCGAGGATTTCCCCGTGAGCGGTAACAACTCTTCTTTAAGCTATAAAGACGCTGGTGTAGATATCGATGCAGGTAATGCGCTTGTTGATCGAATCAAAAGTTCTGTTAAACGTACACGTCGCCCTGAAGTAATGGGTGGTATTGGCGGCTTTGGTGCACTTTGCGAACTGCCAACTAAGTACAAGCAACCTGTTCTAGTTTCTGGCACAGATGGAGTTGGAACAAAACTGCGCCTTGCTCTAGATATGGGCAAACACGATACAATCGGTATCGACTTGGTCGCAATGTGTGTGAATGACCTGATTGTACAGGGCGCTGAGCCGCTATTCTTCCTAGACTACTACGCGACTGGCAAACTGGATGTTGATACTGCGGCTGACGTAGTCACTGGTATTGCTGATGGTTGTGTTCAAGCTGGATGTTCACTAATCGGTGGTGAAACTGCTGAAATGCCAGGAATGTACGAAGGCGAAGACTACGATGTTGCTGGGTTCTGCGTCGGTGTTGTTGAAAAAGAAAACATTATCGATGGCACTAAAGTAGCAGCTGGCGATGCACTTATTGCTGTTGGTTCAAGTGGCCCACACTCAAACGGCTACTCTCTAATTCGCAAGATCTTAGAAGTCTCTGGCGCAAGCAAAGAAGAGATTCTTGAAGGTAAAAGCATTGGCGAGCACCTACTAGAGCCAACCAAAATTTACATTAAGTCTGCGCTCGATCTTATTGAGAAGCACGATATCCACGCGATTTCTCATATTACTGGTGGCGGTTTCTGGGAAAATATCCCGCGCGTACTTCCAGAAGGAACGAAAGCAGTCATCGATGGCAACAGCTGGCAGTGGCCAACAATCTTCAACTGGCTACAAGAGAAAGGCAACGTTGATACCCATGAAATGTATCGCACCTTTAACTGTGGCGTTGGCCTTGTCATAGCTCTCCCACAAGCACAGGCAGATTCAGCCGTTGAATTACTAAAAGAGCATGGTGAAAACGCTTGGGTTATCGGTAGTATTGCTCAAGCAGACGCTGCTGAAGAACAAGTTGAGATCTGCTAAGCATGAAGAATATTGTTGTTTTAATCTCTGGCAACGGAACTAACCTGCAAGCGATCATTGATGCATGTGAGAGCAACATAACCGCAGGCAAAGTAACTGCGGTATTTTCAAACAAAGCTGATGCTTATGGTCTTGAACGAGCTAAGCTTGCGGGTGCTTCAGGAGTTTTCATCGATCCTAAGCAATTTGAAACTCGTGAAGCGTTTGATCAAGAGTTGATGGAGAAAATTGACAACTATCAGCCTGATTTAATTGTTCTTGCGGGCTATATGCGTATTTTAAGCAACGGATTTGTTCGCCACTACCTAGGTAAAATGGTTAACATTCATCCATCTTTGCTGCCTAAGTACCCTGGCCTAAATACTTATCAGCGTGCTATCCATGCGGGTGATGAAGAACACGGAACCAGTGTCCACTTTGTAACGGAGCAGTTAGATGGCGGACCTGTTATCTTGCAAGCTAAGGTGCCGATTTTTGACGAAGATAATGTCGAAGAACTAACTAAGCGAGTGCAAAGCCAAGAGTACAGAATCTACCCGTTAGTGGTTGATTGGTTTGTTAATGATCGCCTTGAGATGAAAGATGGTAAAGCTTTCTTAGACGGCAATCAGCTTGGCATTCACGGTTACGCGGAAGAGTAACTGTAACCAGCAATTGTGAAAAAGGGATGCATCGTGCATCCCTTTTTAGTTTACTTACAAACGTCGCTTCTTTTTCTCTTTCGGCTTTGCGTAAGCAACATCTTTGAGTTGCTCAGCATTACCGTCAATCAATTCACCGAACTGAAATAGGGAAAACTCTCCTGGCTTCATTCTATGCCAAGTTTCGTCATTGGTAAGCGGCTGTGTTGCGATAACCGTTACAATATCATTTGGCGTCGTTTCCTCTTGGAAATTGACTGTCATTTCTTCATCAATGAGGCTAGCTTTTCCAAACGGCGCACGACGAGTGATCCAATAAAGATGATTGGTGCAATACGACATAACATACTCGCCATCTGACAAGAGCATATTGAACACGCCCCTTTCACGCAGCTTATCGCAGCACTTGGTTACAAACCTAAATACTTCCAGCATATCTGTCGGTGGCTGAGGATATTCTTTTTCAAGCTCTCCCATCAACCAACAAAATGAAAACTCGCTATCCGTTTCTCCGACTGCGCGATGACGCCCAGTTGGCCAATCTTCATAGTCTGCCAACTGGCCATTATGTGCGAAAGTCCAATACCTTCCCCAAAGTTCACGAGTAAATGGGTGAGTATTAACAAGACTCACTTCTCCACGATTTGCCTGACGAATATGGCTTATCACAGCTCGGCTTTTTATTGGATAGCTTTGAACTAAATCTGCAATTTTTGAATCACAACTTGGGTTTGGATCTTTAAATGTTCTAAACCCTTTACCTTCATAGAAGGCAATGCCCCAACCATCACTATGGGGGCCAGTATTTCCCCCTCGTTGAATAAGCCCTGCAAAGCTAAAACAAATATCGGTGGGAACATTAGCGCTCATTCCGAGCAATTCGCACATAGACTACATTCTCCCTAAAGTGTTATTCCATTTCTTTTTCAATCAGCTGGATAATGATGTGAATAATTTTAATGTGGATTTCTTGAATTCTATCCGCGTATCCAAAGTGGGGAACTCGGATTTCAATATCCGCAACTCCTGCCATTTTTCCGCCATCTTTACCTGTCAAAGCGATGGTTTTCATTCCTTTCGCTTTAGCCGCTTCAATAGCATTCAAGATATTGCCTGAGTTACCCGATGTAGATAGTCCGAACAATACATCACCTGACGCGCCAACCGCTTCTACGTAACGAGAAAATACAAAGTCATAACCAAAGTCGTTACTCACACATGATAGGTGGCTTGGGTCCGAAATCGCGATACCAGGGTAGCCCGGACGGTTTTCTCTGTAACGACCAGTCAGCTCTTCAGCAAAGTGCATTGCGTCACAGTGAGATCCACCGTTACCACACGAAAGTACTTTCCCACCTTGCTTAAATGAGTCAGCAATCAATTTTGCCGCTTTTTGAATTTGCTCGATGTTTTTTTCGTCACTAATAAATTTGTTTAATACGTCTGCCGCTTCCGTGAGTTCATTTTTTATTAGATCTAGGTACATAGGGTTTCTCTTAATTGATCGATTAATGGGTACTGAGCCGATTCTGATTGAAAAGAGCTATGTGGCTACAACAAAGCCCGAAGCTCTAAAACCTGAGTTTACATCAAGCCTTGCTCGCTTCGATAGCAGAAAAGTAACAATTTATACATCTTGGGGTAAGAAACATACTCACATTGCTGAAAGGGTGCTTTCGTCATAACTCGTCTAGCTCAAAAACAAGCATTTTCTGCTCAATTAAAATTTTTCCTTTACAAGTTGATAACAAAAACACACAATAACTGGTACGACCACATACCAGTTAACAAATCCTATACGAGGAAATAAAGTATGGCGCCCCTACTCGCTGTTATATCTTTTTTTGTTGTATTACTTGCTTGTCTTTACCACCGACGCTCTATTGTAACCACCCTATCCTTGCTCACCGCTACAATGATCGCTTTATCATTTGCTGGGTTAATAAATATTGCTGCGTGGGCAGTATTCGTTGTTTTATCCGCAGTCATTTCGATACCTTCTGTACGTCAAAGACTCATCTCTCGCCAAGCGTTTAACCTGTTTAAGAAAGTCTTACCTGAGATGTCTCAAACAGAAACCGAAGCCCTGGAAGCGGGCACAGTATGGTGGGAAGCAGAGCTGTTTGCAGGAAAGCCAAATTGGAAAAAACTCGATGCAATCAGTGCACCAAAGCTGAGCCCTGAAGAACAAGCTTTTCTTGATGGTCCGGTGAATACAGTATGTGCAATGGTGAATGACTATCAGGTCACTCACGAACTTGCCGATTTGCCACCAGACGTATGGCAATACCTAAAAGATAACAAGTTCTTCGCCATGATTATCAAGAAAAAATATGGTGGACTAGAGTTTTCTGCCTACGCTCAATCGTTGGTTCTGCAAAAGCTCACTGGCGTATCTAGCGTTTTATCTTCTACCGTAGGCGTTCCCAACTCATTAGGACCAGGCGAGCTTCTTCAGCATTATGGAACTAAAGAGCAGAAAGACCATTACTTACCTCGACTAGCCGAAGGTAAAGAAATCCCTTGTTTTGCTCTTACTAGCCCCGAAGCTGGTTCTGATGCGGGCTCTATTCCTGACTTTGGCGTAGTCTGCTATGGAGAATGGAAAGGCGAAACTGTTTTAGGCATGAGCCTAACATGGAACAAACGTTATATTACTCTTGCTCCAGTCGCCACTGTGTTAGGTCTCGCCTTCAAGCTAAAAGATCCTGACAATCTACTCGGCGATAAAAAGGATATCGGTATTACCTGTGCACTCATTCCAACCGACTTATCGGGCGTTGAAATTGGTCGTCGCCACTTCCCACTAAATATACCTTTTCAAAACGGGCCAACTCGAGGAGAGAATGTTTTTGTTCCGCTCGATTTCATTATTGGTGGCTCAAAAATGGCAGGGCAAGGCTGGCGCATGCTGGTTGAATGCCTGTCGGTTGGACGCGGAATCACCCTACCTTCAAATTCCACGGGTGGACTAAAAACGGCCGCGCTAGCTACCGGAGCATACGCTCGTATTCGTCGCCAATTCAAACAACCTATTGGCCATATGGAAGGTATAGAAGAACCGTTAGCACGTATTGGTGGTAATGCCTATGTTATGGATGCAGCCAGTACCTTGACAGTTGCCGGTATTGATTTAGGTGAAAAGCCTTCCGTGATTTCAGCGATTGTAAAATACCACTGCACCCACAGAGGGCAGCAAGGAATCATTGATGCAATGGACATCGTTGGTGGCAAAGGTATTTGCTTAGGCCCATCCAACTTCCTAGCTCGTGGTTATCAAGGAGCCCCAATAGCCATTACAGTAGAAGGCGCGAATATTCTTACTCGTTCAATGATCATTTATGGGCAAGGAGCAATTCGTTGCCATCCATACGTTCTAACCGAGATGCAATCTGTGCACTCTAATACCTCAAACGCCTTACAAACTTTTGATAGCGCGCTCACCAAGCACGTTGGTTTTACATTGAGTAACCTTGCAAGAAGTTTTTGGTTAGGGTTAACAGATGGCGTTGGCTCAAGCTCTCCAAGCAAAGATCAAACCAAACGCTACTACCAACAGGTCAATCGTTATAGTGCAGTATTAGCACTTCTTTCTGATGTATGTATGGCGACATTAGGTGGTTCATTAAAGAGAAAAGAGCGTTTGTCTGCTCGACTTGGTGATGTATTGAGCCAACTCTATTTAAGTACCTCAACACTCAAGCGCTTCGACTTGGAGGGTAGACAGAAAGAAGATCTGCCGCTTGTTCATTGGGGACTGCAAGATAGCTTATATCAAACTGAGCATGCAATAGCAGAACTGCTTGAGAACTTACCAAACAAATGGCTTGGTAAGCTGCTTAAATTCATCGTTATGCCTTATGGAAAGGTACGCAGAAAACCAAGTGATAAGTTAGATAACCAAGTAGCACAAATACTGCAAACGCCTTCGGCTACACGTTCAAGGTTAGGCCGCTACCAATTTGTGCAAGAGTGCGAAAATAGCCCTGTTGGTAAGATTGAAAAAGCATTAGAAGTCATACTAAGTGCAGAGCCTGTGTTCAATAAGATCTGTAAAGCGACAAATAGCAAAAGACCATTTGTAAGGCTAGATGAAGTTGCTGCAATTGGACTAGAGAAAAATATTATTAATAATCAAGAGGCTGAGCTGTTAATTGAAGCAGAACAAAGGCGCCTCGAAACAATCAATGTTGATGACTTCGAGCCACATGAGCTGTCTAGCTTAACTACAATACCCATCGATACGCGAAACAATCATGTAGCATAGAGAAACAAACATAGGCCACTTAACAAAAACCCCGTAACTTTAAGCTGCGGGGTTTTATTTTATATGCTTGGTCGAAAGTTATCACTCATCGGGAATGTCGAGCTTCATCTCTGGAATTTGCCTACTGGCCTTGAACTTGCGCCACACAAACCAAATAACGAAGCCTAGGAAAATAGCGACCACATTACCGATAGCGATAAAAATCATACTACGAGTACGAGCTTCTTCTCTCATCTTCAACATGCGCAGCTCTTCTAAGATTTTCTGTTGCTGCAATTCCCTTTCCTGCTGAATTCGGCGGGTTTCATCGATATCGACATCTTCCAATACACTGTAAGTGCGGTTATTCAAGGTAAACATCAGTGGGCGATCGGTTCCCGCTTCAGTGGCATAAACTCGACCAAACCAAGTGAAGTTTCCTAGCTGACCAGTATTAGGCAAATCGATTTCCAATTTTAAGCTATCTTTGTCAGCGTAGTCCTCAAGCTTAACTTCTGTCTCTTCAGGGTCTAATCGGGTTATGTGAGCAGCCAGAGAGCCGGGCTTAATAGCTCCTTCTTCACCCGAAATAATCACTTTGTGGCTTACCCCTTCTTCCCGGGCTTGAATAAAAGTCACATGGTAAGGCTCTGGATAAACTAAGACTTGCTGCTCTTGAGCACGCAAAAACACACCATTACCAGAAGTAATTCTCACAACATATTTACCCGGGCGAGACTTAATCGGCAAAGTAACAGTAAACACGCCATCACCCGGATATTCATCTAGCCCTTTACCATCATCGAAAAATTCCCCTATCACTTCAGGTATTGGTCGGGCTTCTTCATCTAATTCTGCTTCATTCGAAACATACTTAGTAAATGTGACCTTTAACTCAAGCCTGTCTAAAAAGTCCCTTAACACTAAAGGCTTGTTATCTGAGGTTAGTTGCGCTGTAAATTTGATATGTTCGCCATGATATAAACGTGCGGGCATTTTATCGGTCGATAGTTCTAAATGTGAAAACATCTTGATGTTGTTCTTTGGCGTGACTTTTCCTATCGCTTGCCAAGGGCCGGGCATTGGTTTGTCGATCATGATGATATCCATTGAGGGTTCTTGATACCACTGAACCTTCTTTGGCTTTTTCCATGCGTAATATTTTGTCCCGTCAGGGCGAACCAAGACAACTGGCTTAGAGGGCTTTTCTCTATAAATAACAAAGGTGACTTGTTCAACGGTGGGATCGATGCGGAATCGGTTGTCTAGCAACGACATGGTGGTCTCAGTTGCTGCAATAGCGCTATTACAAAGCAATACGCCAAGCAAAACCCATATCGTCCTTAACATATATTCTCCCGCAATCCGTTGAAGTTGAGTTAAGCTTTATCGCCAGAGACAACTTCCATTCTTTTCAATAAGATCCAATCTTTTCTGGTGTGCATCTAGTTCATCGGCGGAAGCCCGCAAAACCTTTAGCGCTTTTCTGCCACTAGCCGCACGTTTTATCAATTCACCACCAGCCATATTGTCTCCTTGGGCACCAGCATTAAA contains the following coding sequences:
- a CDS encoding TIGR03503 family protein, with product MLRTIWVLLGVLLCNSAIAATETTMSLLDNRFRIDPTVEQVTFVIYREKPSKPVVLVRPDGTKYYAWKKPKKVQWYQEPSMDIIMIDKPMPGPWQAIGKVTPKNNIKMFSHLELSTDKMPARLYHGEHIKFTAQLTSDNKPLVLRDFLDRLELKVTFTKYVSNEAELDEEARPIPEVIGEFFDDGKGLDEYPGDGVFTVTLPIKSRPGKYVVRITSGNGVFLRAQEQQVLVYPEPYHVTFIQAREEGVSHKVIISGEEGAIKPGSLAAHITRLDPEETEVKLEDYADKDSLKLEIDLPNTGQLGNFTWFGRVYATEAGTDRPLMFTLNNRTYSVLEDVDIDETRRIQQERELQQQKILEELRMLKMREEARTRSMIFIAIGNVVAIFLGFVIWFVWRKFKASRQIPEMKLDIPDE
- the lpcA gene encoding D-sedoheptulose 7-phosphate isomerase is translated as MYLDLIKNELTEAADVLNKFISDEKNIEQIQKAAKLIADSFKQGGKVLSCGNGGSHCDAMHFAEELTGRYRENRPGYPGIAISDPSHLSCVSNDFGYDFVFSRYVEAVGASGDVLFGLSTSGNSGNILNAIEAAKAKGMKTIALTGKDGGKMAGVADIEIRVPHFGYADRIQEIHIKIIHIIIQLIEKEME
- the fadE gene encoding acyl-CoA dehydrogenase FadE → MAPLLAVISFFVVLLACLYHRRSIVTTLSLLTATMIALSFAGLINIAAWAVFVVLSAVISIPSVRQRLISRQAFNLFKKVLPEMSQTETEALEAGTVWWEAELFAGKPNWKKLDAISAPKLSPEEQAFLDGPVNTVCAMVNDYQVTHELADLPPDVWQYLKDNKFFAMIIKKKYGGLEFSAYAQSLVLQKLTGVSSVLSSTVGVPNSLGPGELLQHYGTKEQKDHYLPRLAEGKEIPCFALTSPEAGSDAGSIPDFGVVCYGEWKGETVLGMSLTWNKRYITLAPVATVLGLAFKLKDPDNLLGDKKDIGITCALIPTDLSGVEIGRRHFPLNIPFQNGPTRGENVFVPLDFIIGGSKMAGQGWRMLVECLSVGRGITLPSNSTGGLKTAALATGAYARIRRQFKQPIGHMEGIEEPLARIGGNAYVMDAASTLTVAGIDLGEKPSVISAIVKYHCTHRGQQGIIDAMDIVGGKGICLGPSNFLARGYQGAPIAITVEGANILTRSMIIYGQGAIRCHPYVLTEMQSVHSNTSNALQTFDSALTKHVGFTLSNLARSFWLGLTDGVGSSSPSKDQTKRYYQQVNRYSAVLALLSDVCMATLGGSLKRKERLSARLGDVLSQLYLSTSTLKRFDLEGRQKEDLPLVHWGLQDSLYQTEHAIAELLENLPNKWLGKLLKFIVMPYGKVRRKPSDKLDNQVAQILQTPSATRSRLGRYQFVQECENSPVGKIEKALEVILSAEPVFNKICKATNSKRPFVRLDEVAAIGLEKNIINNQEAELLIEAEQRRLETINVDDFEPHELSSLTTIPIDTRNNHVA